One Georgenia wutianyii DNA segment encodes these proteins:
- a CDS encoding DUF456 domain-containing protein gives MGVLGEAIVLLVVLVGIIGAVVQVIPGGGVLVGVAVVVWAVLTGGPVALTVGVVAGLAVLAAEVGKYLLAGRYLGQGGVPGRTLVVGAALGVVGFFVVPVVGLPLGFLAGVYGAESARLRDQRAARASTGRAMRAVGVAILVELGGALVATAALLVGMWQT, from the coding sequence ATGGGGGTCCTGGGTGAGGCGATCGTCCTCCTCGTCGTCCTCGTCGGGATCATCGGGGCAGTCGTCCAGGTGATTCCCGGCGGGGGCGTCCTCGTCGGCGTCGCCGTCGTCGTCTGGGCCGTCCTCACCGGCGGCCCGGTCGCCCTCACGGTCGGCGTCGTCGCCGGCCTCGCCGTCCTCGCCGCCGAGGTCGGCAAGTACCTCCTCGCCGGGCGCTACCTCGGGCAGGGCGGGGTGCCCGGCCGGACGCTCGTCGTCGGTGCGGCGCTCGGCGTCGTCGGCTTCTTCGTCGTCCCGGTCGTCGGGCTGCCGCTCGGCTTCCTCGCCGGCGTGTACGGCGCGGAGAGCGCCCGGCTGCGCGACCAGCGGGCCGCCCGCGCGTCCACCGGGCGGGCGATGCGCGCCGTCGGCGTGGCGATCCTCGTCGAGCTCGGCGGGGCCCTGGTCGCCACCGCCGCCCTCCTCGTCGGCATGTGGCAGACCTGA